In the Rhizobium sp. CB3090 genome, one interval contains:
- a CDS encoding DUF465 domain-containing protein → MTVQAHLESLEKKHVALEEELHSALTSPSINDTEIADIKRRKLRLKDEIQRLRSSVH, encoded by the coding sequence ATGACTGTTCAAGCTCATCTTGAATCGCTCGAAAAGAAACATGTCGCTCTCGAGGAGGAGCTGCATTCTGCACTGACATCTCCCTCTATCAATGACACCGAAATAGCCGACATCAAGCGCAGGAAGCTGCGCCTCAAAGACGAAATCCAACGTCTGCGATCGTCAGTTCACTGA
- a CDS encoding metalloregulator ArsR/SmtB family transcription factor: MSTMDPFAAIADPNRRYLLEELRRAPKTVNELAQGLPISRPAVSQHLKALLDSNLVSVTTEGTKRIYAVNSRGFDKLNLWLDQFWG; encoded by the coding sequence ATGTCGACCATGGACCCCTTCGCAGCCATCGCGGATCCGAACCGGCGTTACCTGCTGGAAGAATTGCGCCGCGCACCGAAAACGGTCAACGAACTGGCGCAGGGCCTGCCGATCAGCCGGCCCGCCGTGTCACAGCATCTCAAGGCGCTGCTCGACAGCAATCTCGTTTCCGTCACCACCGAAGGGACCAAACGCATCTACGCGGTCAACAGCCGCGGTTTCGACAAGCTCAATTTGTGGCTGGATCAGTTCTGGGGCTGA